Proteins from a genomic interval of Irregularibacter muris:
- the nifJ gene encoding pyruvate:ferredoxin (flavodoxin) oxidoreductase, with product MKRRQQTMDGNTAAAYVSYAFTDVAAIFPITPSSTMAEVVDVWAAEGRKNIFGQPVVVQEMQSEGGVAGAIHGALQSGALATTYTASAGLMLMLPNMYKIAGELLPGVFHVSARSLSSNATSIFGDHQDVMSTRQTGFTMLASSSVQQCMDLAAVAHLAAIKSRLPVLHFFDGFRTSHEMQKIDVLEYEELAELIDRDAVKAFRDNSLHPNRPVLRNTTQNPDIFFQYRESINRFYDPVPEVVQEYMDEINKLTGRDYKLFNYYGSETAENIIIAMGSGCDTIRETIAYVNERGGNYGLLEVHLYRPFSIEHMLEALPKTIKRIAVLDRTKEPGASGEPLYLDVKNAFYGRENAPLIVGGRFGIGSKEFTPSNVMEVFVNLEKDEPFNGFTVGIIDDVTNLSLPPYDKEINPSPEGTISCKFWGLGSDGTVGANKSAIKIIGDHTDKYAQAYFAYDSKKSGGVTISHLRFGDEPIQSPYAVTSADFIACHNQSYVDKYDLVDDIKDGGTFLLNCTWNKKELEEHLPASLKKIIAEKNIEFYTLNAVDIAREIGLRNRINMIMQSAFFKLSNVIPIEDATKYLKEAVQKSYGNKGQQVVEMNWKAIDAGIETLTKIQVPESWKKAQEKEKEVQEDLPEFVENIMIPMNRQQGDTLPVSVFVGSEDGTFPLGTSQYEKRGIAIDIPYWDAEKCIQCNQCSFVCPHSVLRPTILSDDQLAAAPVSIDTKAAIGFKGKQFHMGLSALDCTGCGNCVDVCPAKEKALVMQPLENKRDILVSTWEYIKDIDPAEISEKQRSTVKGSQFLKPYFEFSGACAGCGETPYAKLVTQLFGDRMTIANPAGCTTVWGGSAPSIPYTTNKKGHGPAWGYSLFEDNAEYGYGMYLGAKTLREGVAKRIEAALEKGVSEDLAEVMKEWIEGYDESAGTRERADKLSNALEQYKNIQELKEIYDSKDHFVKQSNWIFGGDGWAYDIDFGGLDHVLAQNENVNVLVFDTEVYSNTGGQSSKATPTAAIAKFAASGKRTKKKDLGMIAMSYGYVYVAQIAMGASQRQTLQAIREAEAYPGPSLIIAYAPCVNHGIKAGMGKTQAQEKRAVESGYWTLYRYNPLLKEEGENPFILDSKEPTLSYEDFLLSEVRYSSLMQQYPEQAKELFKKAEEDAMERLENYKRLANQGLVLQEA from the coding sequence ATGAAACGTAGACAACAAACTATGGATGGAAATACTGCAGCAGCATATGTTTCCTATGCTTTTACAGATGTAGCTGCCATTTTCCCAATCACTCCATCATCTACTATGGCTGAAGTAGTTGATGTCTGGGCTGCTGAGGGAAGAAAAAATATTTTTGGGCAACCTGTTGTTGTACAAGAAATGCAATCCGAGGGAGGGGTGGCAGGAGCTATTCATGGCGCCTTACAAAGTGGTGCATTGGCAACTACTTATACTGCATCAGCAGGCCTAATGTTAATGTTACCTAATATGTATAAAATTGCAGGAGAATTGCTTCCAGGAGTGTTCCATGTTAGTGCTCGATCCTTATCCTCCAATGCCACCTCTATATTTGGAGATCATCAAGATGTGATGTCTACCCGCCAAACAGGATTTACTATGCTAGCTTCCAGTAGTGTACAACAATGCATGGATCTTGCTGCTGTGGCTCACCTAGCCGCAATTAAATCACGTCTGCCCGTACTGCATTTTTTTGATGGATTTAGAACATCCCATGAAATGCAGAAAATTGATGTCTTAGAATATGAGGAATTAGCAGAGCTAATAGATAGAGATGCTGTTAAGGCCTTCAGAGACAATTCCTTACACCCAAATCGTCCAGTTCTTCGAAATACAACACAAAATCCGGATATCTTTTTCCAATATCGTGAATCCATTAATAGATTCTATGATCCAGTACCTGAAGTTGTTCAAGAGTATATGGATGAAATTAATAAACTAACAGGCAGGGACTATAAATTATTTAATTATTATGGTTCAGAAACCGCAGAAAATATTATTATTGCCATGGGATCAGGCTGTGACACCATAAGAGAAACCATCGCCTATGTCAATGAAAGAGGTGGCAATTATGGATTACTAGAAGTCCACCTATACCGTCCATTTTCTATCGAACATATGCTAGAAGCTCTACCAAAAACCATTAAACGTATTGCAGTACTCGATCGTACCAAAGAACCTGGTGCATCAGGAGAACCCTTATATCTAGATGTTAAAAATGCTTTCTATGGAAGGGAAAATGCTCCATTAATTGTAGGAGGACGTTTTGGAATAGGTTCTAAAGAATTTACACCTTCAAATGTAATGGAAGTGTTTGTAAATCTAGAAAAAGATGAACCATTTAATGGCTTTACAGTGGGTATCATAGATGACGTGACGAATTTATCTCTTCCCCCCTATGATAAGGAAATTAATCCATCACCCGAAGGAACCATTTCTTGTAAATTTTGGGGTCTCGGTTCTGATGGTACAGTAGGTGCAAATAAATCAGCGATTAAAATTATTGGAGACCATACGGATAAATATGCCCAGGCATATTTTGCCTATGACTCTAAAAAATCTGGGGGAGTAACCATTTCTCATTTAAGATTTGGAGATGAGCCAATTCAGTCACCCTACGCCGTTACCTCAGCTGATTTTATTGCCTGCCACAATCAAAGTTATGTAGATAAATATGATTTAGTTGATGATATTAAAGATGGGGGTACATTCTTACTCAACTGTACATGGAATAAAAAGGAGCTAGAAGAACATTTACCAGCTTCCTTAAAGAAAATTATTGCAGAAAAAAATATAGAATTTTACACCTTAAATGCTGTAGATATTGCACGAGAAATAGGCCTAAGGAATCGCATTAACATGATTATGCAATCTGCATTCTTTAAACTATCCAATGTCATTCCTATAGAAGATGCGACAAAGTATCTAAAAGAAGCGGTGCAAAAGAGTTATGGAAATAAGGGACAGCAAGTTGTTGAAATGAACTGGAAAGCTATTGATGCAGGCATAGAAACTCTTACTAAGATTCAAGTTCCAGAATCCTGGAAGAAAGCCCAGGAAAAAGAGAAAGAAGTTCAAGAAGATTTGCCAGAATTTGTAGAGAATATTATGATCCCTATGAATAGGCAACAAGGGGATACCTTACCCGTAAGTGTATTTGTCGGATCTGAAGATGGAACTTTCCCCTTAGGGACTAGCCAATATGAAAAAAGAGGCATAGCAATTGATATTCCTTACTGGGATGCAGAAAAATGTATTCAATGTAATCAATGCTCCTTTGTATGTCCTCATTCAGTACTTAGGCCAACGATTTTATCTGATGATCAGCTTGCAGCAGCGCCAGTATCTATAGATACAAAAGCGGCTATAGGATTTAAAGGAAAGCAATTCCACATGGGATTATCTGCCTTAGATTGTACAGGGTGTGGGAACTGTGTTGATGTTTGTCCTGCTAAAGAGAAAGCTCTAGTGATGCAACCACTTGAAAATAAACGAGATATCTTAGTAAGTACATGGGAGTATATAAAGGATATTGATCCAGCTGAAATTTCTGAAAAACAAAGAAGTACAGTAAAGGGAAGCCAGTTCTTAAAGCCTTATTTTGAATTCTCAGGAGCCTGTGCAGGATGTGGAGAGACTCCTTATGCCAAGCTAGTTACTCAATTGTTTGGGGATAGAATGACGATTGCTAACCCAGCAGGATGTACAACAGTTTGGGGGGGATCCGCGCCAAGTATCCCCTATACAACCAATAAAAAAGGCCATGGGCCTGCCTGGGGATATTCCTTATTTGAAGATAATGCAGAATATGGTTATGGAATGTATCTTGGAGCGAAAACCCTTCGAGAGGGAGTGGCTAAAAGGATTGAAGCAGCTCTTGAAAAGGGAGTAAGTGAAGATCTAGCAGAGGTTATGAAAGAATGGATAGAGGGTTACGATGAATCTGCAGGAACAAGGGAAAGGGCAGATAAATTATCGAATGCTCTAGAACAATATAAAAATATACAAGAGCTTAAGGAGATATACGACAGTAAAGATCATTTTGTAAAACAATCTAACTGGATATTTGGTGGAGACGGTTGGGCCTATGACATCGACTTTGGAGGGTTAGATCATGTATTAGCTCAAAATGAAAATGTAAATGTTCTTGTATTCGACACAGAAGTGTATTCCAATACAGGTGGTCAATCCTCTAAAGCCACACCTACTGCAGCTATCGCTAAATTTGCTGCTTCAGGTAAACGGACGAAGAAAAAAGATTTAGGAATGATCGCTATGTCTTATGGTTATGTATATGTGGCTCAAATCGCTATGGGTGCTAGTCAAAGACAAACCCTCCAAGCCATTCGTGAAGCGGAGGCTTATCCAGGACCATCTTTGATTATTGCTTATGCCCCATGTGTTAATCATGGAATAAAAGCTGGAATGGGAAAAACTCAAGCACAAGAAAAACGAGCAGTTGAATCGGGATATTGGACTTTATATCGTTATAACCCACTATTAAAAGAAGAAGGCGAAAATCCATTTATTTTGGACTCAAAAGAACCCACATTAAGCTATGAGGATTTCTTATTAAGTGAAGTACGTTATTCATCCTTAATGCAACAATATCCAGAGCAGGCTAAAGAATTATTTAAAAAAGCAGAAGAGGATGCTATGGAAAGGCTAGAGAATTATAAACGCTTAGCAAATCAAGGCTTAGTATTACAAGAAGCATAA
- a CDS encoding xanthine dehydrogenase family protein molybdopterin-binding subunit encodes MIRKGRGVSNVYYPTGFNGGGDPDLVSLEIKIDGTINMTNASCEMGQGFKTVAIQMAAEALEISEELFTIDNSNTDTAAFSMDTAGTRTTYIVGLAAIAAAKDLIQRMKEFVAGVKGCSPEDLVYEGGKVFKKDDEKVAMTLQEIGTASTYGGVYLIGVGGFLPPPAPPRDPETGFTIPTRTYAWGSTVIDVEIDDETGVVTIVNVYNSYDIGTVINPLQAEGQVDGGNVQGVSMALYEDLTPYFPESIETYASNFTDYIIPTFMDIPQNSEIKFYENPDLYGPFGAKGCGEFVTNSQPPAIANAIYDAIGVRINSLPITPEKILRALEEKNK; translated from the coding sequence ATGATTAGAAAAGGAAGAGGAGTTTCAAATGTTTACTACCCAACTGGATTTAATGGTGGTGGAGATCCTGACTTAGTATCTCTTGAAATCAAAATCGATGGAACAATTAATATGACCAATGCAAGTTGTGAGATGGGCCAGGGTTTTAAAACCGTTGCAATTCAGATGGCAGCAGAGGCTTTGGAGATAAGTGAAGAATTATTTACAATTGATAACTCAAATACCGATACAGCAGCATTTAGTATGGACACAGCAGGAACTCGTACAACTTATATAGTGGGCTTAGCCGCTATTGCAGCAGCAAAGGATCTAATCCAGAGGATGAAAGAATTTGTAGCAGGAGTAAAGGGATGCTCCCCTGAAGACTTAGTTTATGAAGGTGGAAAGGTTTTTAAGAAAGATGATGAAAAAGTAGCAATGACATTACAAGAAATTGGAACGGCTTCTACTTATGGCGGTGTATATCTAATAGGCGTTGGTGGATTTTTGCCCCCTCCTGCACCTCCAAGGGATCCAGAAACAGGGTTTACAATTCCCACTCGAACATATGCATGGGGTTCTACGGTCATTGATGTAGAAATTGATGATGAAACAGGGGTAGTAACTATAGTCAATGTGTATAACAGTTATGATATAGGTACTGTTATCAATCCACTGCAGGCGGAAGGTCAAGTAGACGGGGGGAATGTTCAAGGCGTAAGCATGGCACTTTATGAAGATTTGACACCATACTTTCCCGAAAGCATTGAAACCTATGCATCAAACTTTACAGATTACATTATCCCTACATTTATGGACATTCCTCAAAATAGTGAAATTAAGTTTTATGAAAATCCTGATCTATATGGTCCTTTTGGGGCAAAGGGATGTGGAGAATTTGTTACAAACTCACAGCCCCCTGCAATTGCAAATGCGATTTATGATGCAATAGGAGTGAGGATTAATTCATTACCAATCACTCCAGAGAAGATTCTAAGGGCATTAGAAGAAAAAAATAAATAG
- a CDS encoding xanthine dehydrogenase family protein molybdopterin-binding subunit encodes MYKSVGKRVKKYDGEGIVTGKIQYVSDVSMPDMLVCKTLRSPYHRAKLNHVDVSEALKVPGVYAVITKDDVPHNLFAMVPDHHVFAEELIRYRGQNIAAVAAVSKEVALEALGKIKLDIEELPYVIDPIEATKPDAPKVRPEGNMHMFDGTSEVRKIRKGNVEKGFAEADYIVEGTYTTPSQEHAPLETSSSVAYVDEAGKLVIHSKTQGLYFTQGDLANVFQLPLNKLKLVGGTVGGGFGAMNSVHTDHIAGLLALATGKPVKFQLTREEEMLYTTIRSPWIFKFKDGVKKDGTLTARQIEVLHDCGAYTELGLYAVEKNANIVAGATKVENVAVDARMVYTNKMPSGSMRGFGVNVGQFADQVQMDRLARKIGMNPIEFRLKNAFKENDINHVGNTLTAVSEIETLKMVAEMAGEEISPEYANMSSK; translated from the coding sequence ATGTATAAAAGTGTTGGTAAGAGAGTCAAGAAATATGATGGTGAAGGTATTGTAACAGGAAAAATCCAATATGTTAGCGATGTCAGCATGCCTGATATGCTTGTATGTAAGACTTTAAGAAGTCCTTATCATAGAGCAAAGCTTAATCATGTTGATGTCTCAGAAGCATTGAAGGTTCCAGGTGTTTACGCTGTCATTACTAAGGATGATGTTCCCCACAATTTATTTGCAATGGTGCCAGATCATCATGTTTTTGCAGAGGAACTGATAAGATATAGGGGACAAAATATTGCTGCTGTTGCAGCCGTAAGTAAAGAAGTCGCTTTAGAGGCTCTGGGAAAGATTAAACTTGATATTGAAGAACTCCCTTATGTAATCGACCCCATTGAAGCCACTAAGCCTGATGCTCCAAAGGTAAGACCTGAAGGAAACATGCATATGTTTGATGGCACAAGCGAGGTAAGGAAAATAAGAAAGGGAAATGTCGAGAAAGGTTTTGCAGAGGCAGATTATATTGTAGAAGGAACATATACTACTCCTAGCCAAGAACATGCACCCCTTGAAACCTCTTCATCAGTAGCTTATGTTGATGAGGCTGGGAAACTTGTTATTCATTCCAAGACACAGGGGCTTTACTTTACCCAGGGTGATCTTGCCAATGTATTTCAACTACCGCTGAATAAGCTGAAACTTGTAGGGGGAACCGTAGGAGGGGGATTTGGTGCTATGAATAGTGTTCATACAGACCATATAGCAGGACTTCTTGCCTTGGCTACAGGTAAGCCTGTTAAGTTTCAATTAACTAGAGAGGAAGAAATGCTATACACGACTATAAGATCTCCTTGGATATTCAAATTTAAGGATGGAGTAAAGAAAGACGGAACTCTTACAGCTAGACAAATTGAGGTGCTTCATGACTGTGGTGCATATACAGAACTGGGATTATATGCAGTTGAAAAAAATGCAAATATAGTTGCCGGTGCAACAAAAGTAGAAAATGTTGCAGTTGATGCAAGAATGGTGTATACAAATAAAATGCCCAGTGGTTCAATGAGGGGCTTTGGCGTAAATGTAGGACAGTTTGCTGATCAGGTACAGATGGACAGACTTGCCCGTAAAATTGGAATGAATCCTATTGAATTTAGATTAAAGAATGCTTTTAAAGAAAACGATATCAATCATGTTGGGAATACGCTAACAGCAGTTTCTGAGATTGAAACATTAAAAATGGTTGCTGAGATGGCAGGCGAAGAAATTTCTCCTGAATATGCAAATATGAGTTCTAAGTAA
- a CDS encoding (2Fe-2S)-binding protein gives MSKILHFYLNGNPVEVIAKPQQNLLEVLRDGLGLTSPKCGCNRGDCGSCTVILDGKAVKSCLVLALTVEGKKILTVDGLAQGKTLHPIQQAFIDYGAPQCGYCTPGMVMAATAFLLDHPETTAEEIKDALSGNLCRCAGYEKYTDALLAVSKGEYGPIPKGSDLDV, from the coding sequence ATGTCGAAAATCTTGCATTTTTACTTAAATGGTAATCCCGTGGAAGTGATAGCAAAACCACAGCAAAACCTATTAGAAGTATTAAGGGACGGATTAGGTCTTACAAGTCCAAAGTGTGGGTGTAATCGTGGCGATTGCGGTTCATGTACAGTAATACTTGATGGAAAAGCGGTGAAATCATGCTTGGTATTGGCCCTTACAGTAGAAGGTAAAAAAATACTAACAGTAGACGGTCTTGCCCAGGGTAAAACTTTACATCCAATTCAACAAGCATTTATAGATTATGGGGCACCACAATGTGGGTATTGCACCCCAGGGATGGTTATGGCAGCCACTGCTTTTCTGTTAGATCATCCGGAAACAACAGCAGAGGAAATTAAAGATGCATTAAGTGGAAACTTGTGCAGATGTGCTGGGTATGAAAAATACACCGATGCTCTTTTAGCAGTATCCAAAGGTGAATATGGCCCTATTCCGAAAGGAAGTGATCTGGATGTATAA
- a CDS encoding FAD binding domain-containing protein, whose protein sequence is MRGYFYESPNSFDELLAIVKDTSNEVKFLAGGSDFVPKLSFELDQIPKEGQKDLLIISLDNMDLNLITENSTEVKIGATATFSQIKENKIIEREFPVLIETINEIAGLTVRNVASIGGNIMNASPAADSIPTLIALDAVFVLNGPNGVRKVDAKDFFKGPGKTIADEVEVLTEIILKKEEGHASFKKLGRRKAETLSVVNAAAYIEKENNICKVLRVAVGSAAPTVLRCKEVEDALIGKELTQENMRIASEKVVDAISPIDDIRATAWYRKKVAPVMVRRAMEAASNAE, encoded by the coding sequence ATGAGAGGTTATTTCTATGAATCACCAAATTCATTTGATGAACTCTTGGCAATTGTAAAAGATACTTCAAATGAGGTCAAATTTTTAGCTGGAGGATCAGATTTTGTACCTAAATTGTCTTTTGAATTGGATCAAATTCCAAAGGAAGGACAAAAGGATTTGTTAATTATCTCTTTGGATAATATGGATTTAAATTTAATAACGGAAAATAGTACGGAAGTAAAGATTGGTGCCACAGCCACTTTTAGCCAGATTAAAGAAAACAAGATTATTGAAAGAGAATTTCCCGTGCTAATTGAAACAATTAATGAAATAGCAGGCTTAACAGTGAGAAATGTTGCATCAATAGGGGGAAACATTATGAATGCTTCTCCTGCAGCAGACAGTATTCCTACTCTAATAGCCTTAGATGCAGTGTTTGTTTTAAATGGTCCTAATGGAGTAAGAAAAGTAGATGCAAAAGACTTTTTCAAAGGACCAGGTAAAACAATAGCTGATGAGGTGGAAGTTCTAACTGAAATTATCTTGAAGAAAGAAGAAGGTCATGCTTCCTTTAAAAAATTAGGCAGAAGAAAAGCTGAAACCCTTTCCGTTGTTAATGCTGCAGCGTATATAGAAAAAGAAAACAATATTTGTAAGGTTCTAAGGGTGGCTGTTGGGTCTGCTGCGCCCACAGTATTAAGATGTAAAGAAGTTGAAGATGCACTTATAGGTAAAGAACTAACCCAGGAAAATATGAGGATAGCAAGTGAAAAGGTTGTAGATGCTATCAGTCCCATAGATGATATTAGAGCAACAGCCTGGTATCGTAAGAAGGTTGCTCCAGTGATGGTCAGACGAGCAATGGAAGCAGCGTCAAACGCTGAGTAA
- a CDS encoding MBL fold metallo-hydrolase produces MEREIIKSDGRGIIAGDYVNQNHDIDRDQWLRDSFPEWGTLLNQEIENRQVPKGEVSLWWCGGPSWILKTDEGGVFFIDQYCGPSMYTSHYYCGVCKQAGADSINWIRLNPHVIDPWKFNQLDGVFCTHAHQDHCDIYAVKAALKTTDALFYAPPVAADKLRKFEVPEDRLVVAKVGESVKVKGAEVEFLICYDQTAIKTGEGEVNLPFEEAACCFLFKTSGGNILFMGDTWYHDGYVAIKENYDIDVAIFDMGSNAPGATDKMTPYDCARVGQAVGAKLLIPDHYDNWANTAGDPELLVNQFVRIVEENTPEIKTMIMRCGGRFDYPKDQDKKRYRYPDGSEHYDFSKSSFAKK; encoded by the coding sequence ATGGAAAGAGAAATTATTAAATCAGATGGACGTGGCATTATTGCAGGGGATTATGTAAATCAAAATCATGATATTGATCGTGATCAGTGGTTAAGAGATAGCTTTCCAGAATGGGGAACACTACTTAATCAAGAGATTGAGAACAGACAGGTACCAAAAGGAGAAGTAAGCCTTTGGTGGTGTGGAGGCCCTTCATGGATTCTAAAGACAGATGAAGGAGGCGTCTTTTTCATCGACCAATATTGCGGACCATCCATGTACACATCACATTATTATTGCGGTGTTTGCAAGCAGGCAGGCGCTGATAGCATTAATTGGATTAGACTCAATCCACATGTTATAGATCCTTGGAAGTTTAATCAGTTGGATGGCGTATTCTGCACCCATGCCCATCAAGATCATTGTGATATTTATGCAGTTAAGGCTGCCTTAAAGACTACTGATGCACTTTTTTATGCACCGCCTGTTGCAGCAGATAAATTAAGAAAATTCGAAGTGCCTGAAGACAGACTTGTTGTTGCCAAGGTCGGAGAATCAGTGAAGGTAAAAGGTGCTGAAGTGGAATTTCTTATTTGCTATGACCAGACAGCAATTAAAACAGGTGAAGGAGAAGTAAATCTTCCATTTGAGGAAGCTGCTTGTTGTTTCTTATTCAAAACATCAGGAGGAAACATATTATTTATGGGTGATACTTGGTATCACGATGGGTATGTTGCAATTAAGGAAAATTATGATATTGATGTTGCAATATTTGATATGGGTAGCAATGCGCCAGGGGCAACAGACAAGATGACCCCTTATGACTGCGCGCGAGTTGGGCAGGCTGTTGGAGCAAAGCTTTTAATTCCTGATCACTATGACAATTGGGCTAATACTGCAGGTGATCCTGAGTTATTGGTGAATCAGTTTGTAAGAATAGTAGAAGAAAATACCCCTGAAATCAAGACCATGATTATGCGTTGTGGCGGTAGATTTGATTATCCAAAAGATCAAGATAAGAAAAGATACAGATATCCAGATGGAAGTGAGCATTATGATTTCTCAAAATCATCTTTTGCAAAGAAATAA